CGGGATTGTGTGACCAAACATGAGGAGACAGGAACAGCAGCTGGACCGACCAGCAGcaggtttgtaaaaaaatatttaattaaaaagaaaaaaaaatagttgttaTTGTTCCAGTATAGTTTGTATGTGACgtctttttatttagttatttatttaaatttttttaagtagtagtaattaaaaaaaataaaaaattaagtttgtgCCAAATATGAAGAGATGTcatttaacaaattttacttgCATGTATTCTATGTTTGCTTTcttattctggaaaaaaaaatagtgcaaCTCCCTCCACCCCCATCCAATTGTCTTGGAAAAactaggtaaaaaaaaaaattaaaaagtgttttctttggtttctctGTTAGGCTACCTGCCTGTGTCACTCTTTAAccagaggaagagaaacagaatTCCTCTGAAATCTGTTCCTGGTGAAAATGAGTTCTTTTCCCCAAGTGAATACATGGCCAGTACCAGTTCAGCTGCTAGTGTAGGTCCCTCAGGTAATCACTCTTAAACCCTCTAGTCACACTTCTGTCACTAGGTGGCGGCACattcacagaaaatgttaatacCCGACTATCTTCGAGACGTTTTTTAATCTTCTGGGATGTATTGTGTGTCTTTTCAGCTACGTATGAATGTTACCAGGCCTCAGACTCTTCTCCTAGTGCTCCTCAAAGCCATCAGTGGAACAGAAAAGGTGTCCCAGAGTCTGCTAAACCCCAGCAGTATGGCAACAGGCCTGCTCCTGGACCGTCTGCAATGAGAACCTATGCACCCATACCACATCCATACAAAGCCGGGACCAAGAGGTGCTTTTCAGTGACTCACTGACCATCATAATCTCTTGTGAAATCTTTTATGACACAGCAacaatcaaagtaaaataataaataaaatagtctGCTTTATGCTAATGCtatattcagaattttttttagctgcattgCTTTCATAGGAAAAGAATCCCAAAAACCCATGTGGTTGTGAACAGTTCAAGTGTTTGAATAAAAGTGGGATAGTTCACAGAATGTTCAGTTCAATAACTGATGGCAAGCAGATAAAGGCAATCccttttattcaaaataaggaaacatgcttcttcttttttttttttttacctttaattaaattactaaaatatcatTATTGTGTTGCTTCAGCTCCATGACGGGCCAGCCCAGCAATCCAGCAGGACAATGGGTTTTGAGCTCCGGTGTTAGTCCCAGACATAGCCAAATTCAACATCCCTATGGCAACAAGAACACCCAAAGCAAGCCAGTGCAGCATGCAGGGTTCTCTCAGACGGCTCAGCAGTCGTCCAACAAACAAATCTTCCCTGCACGTCAGTTTTCCCATGAGTCCagacctcttcctcctcctgttgaAGCTCCTCCACCCAGCATGCTGCTTGCCCAAGCTGCACAGCAACCTAACAAGTCCTGGAAGTTTACTAACAGCTTTGAGCaccaaaaatcaaactttattgcAAAAAAGAGCTCGAATCAACCTCCAACATCTAAACCAACCAAAAATGAGGTAGAACCTTACATGTTCTGCAt
This window of the Gambusia affinis linkage group LG15, SWU_Gaff_1.0, whole genome shotgun sequence genome carries:
- the LOC122844362 gene encoding spermatogenesis-associated protein 22 isoform X2, which produces MRRQEQQLDRPAAGYLPVSLFNQRKRNRIPLKSVPGENEFFSPSEYMASTSSAASVGPSATYECYQASDSSPSAPQSHQWNRKGVPESAKPQQYGNRPAPGPSAMRTYAPIPHPYKAGTKSSMTGQPSNPAGQWVLSSGVSPRHSQIQHPYGNKNTQSKPVQHAGFSQTAQQSSNKQIFPARQFSHESRPLPPPVEAPPPSMLLAQAAQQPNKSWKFTNSFEHQKSNFIAKKSSNQPPTSKPTKNEKESIPAKKPMENSLRILTTVINGMRHWSQFKDKIPYLFEIFGTLDSAVTLGRYGAKSFLLRDGKDVLQCVFYENLLPRLIRGQVHRCVGNYDRSRDVLICVSVRAGQPSEQRNALEAVKVSDAEMRALVKILSEV
- the LOC122844362 gene encoding spermatogenesis-associated protein 22 isoform X1, yielding MRRQEQQLDRPAAGYLPVSLFNQRKRNRIPLKSVPGENEFFSPSEYMASTSSAASVGPSATYECYQASDSSPSAPQSHQWNRKGVPESAKPQQYGNRPAPGPSAMRTYAPIPHPYKAGTKSSMTGQPSNPAGQWVLSSGVSPRHSQIQHPYGNKNTQSKPVQHAGFSQTAQQSSNKQIFPARQFSHESRPLPPPVEAPPPSMLLAQAAQQPNKSWKFTNSFEHQKSNFIAKKSSNQPPTSKPTKNEKESIPAKKPMENSLRILTTVINGMRHWSQFKDKIPYLFEIFGTLDSAVTLGRYGAKSFLLRDGKDVLQCVFYENEQLLPRLIRGQVHRCVGNYDRSRDVLICVSVRAGQPSEQRNALEAVKVSDAEMRALVKILSEV